One segment of Clarias gariepinus isolate MV-2021 ecotype Netherlands chromosome 6, CGAR_prim_01v2, whole genome shotgun sequence DNA contains the following:
- the tcta gene encoding T-cell leukemia translocation-altered gene protein homolog isoform X2 — translation MDEPWDFEFLSRVVDSLVSFLAEFVDDWLANDMRVAVFKILFSWLIVSLIAIHFAWKVYGNTVNDMYYRQGTGGQNGGTPDTAPHLSGW, via the exons ATGGACGAACCGTGGGATTTCGAGTTCCTCTCTCGCGTCGTGGACAGTTTAGTGTCGTTTCTGGCCGAGTTTGTGGACGACTGGCTGGCCAACGACATGAGAGTCGCTGTGTTCAAAATACTTTTCAGCTGGCTTATCGTCAGTTTAATCGCCATACACTTCGCTTGGAAAGTGTACGGTAATACGGTGAACGACATGTACTACAGGCAAG GAACTGGGGGGCAGAATGGTGGCACACCAGATACAGCACCTCACCTGAGTGGATGGTAG
- the tcta gene encoding T-cell leukemia translocation-altered gene protein homolog isoform X1 has product MDEPWDFEFLSRVVDSLVSFLAEFVDDWLANDMRVAVFKILFSWLIVSLIAIHFAWKVYGNTVNDMYYRQGTGGQNGGTPDTAPHLSGWDNAAREILKSHHE; this is encoded by the exons ATGGACGAACCGTGGGATTTCGAGTTCCTCTCTCGCGTCGTGGACAGTTTAGTGTCGTTTCTGGCCGAGTTTGTGGACGACTGGCTGGCCAACGACATGAGAGTCGCTGTGTTCAAAATACTTTTCAGCTGGCTTATCGTCAGTTTAATCGCCATACACTTCGCTTGGAAAGTGTACGGTAATACGGTGAACGACATGTACTACAGGCAAG GAACTGGGGGGCAGAATGGTGGCACACCAGATACAGCACCTCACCTGAGTGGATG gGATAATGCTGCCAGAGAAATCCTGAAGTCACATCATGAGTGA
- the si:ch73-361p23.3 gene encoding tumor necrosis factor receptor superfamily member 3 produces MLWQSSYSIWSFLCLLTLHQIPAASGIICDPGEKATSDRNRCERCPEDQYNPAKTESKECHNCDPCVSNSKQISPCTRKSNTKCQCLKGFEPVDNTQQRCYCQKGSGIKFAGKNVICEKCPPKTSTIDINLNYSECQLQPQYVRISVTIPGNVTTYVNSGNEAKTDVPPALPLSQTSTSTLTMTSTTSRNSISTPATSIPVPQDSTKHALWLASLAGIVLFILIMKISRCPKKKTDIVRQGSACGKPVEESGEKFLPPCSSHAFV; encoded by the exons ATGCTGTGGCAAAGCTCTTACTCTATCTGGAGCTTCTTGTGCTTGTTAACACTTCATCAAATTCCTGCTGCATCTGGAATCATTTGTGACCCAG GTGAAAAGGCCACAAGCGATAGGAATCGTTGTGAACGTTGCCCAGAGGACCAATACAACCCTGCCAAGACTGAAAGTAAAGAATGTCATAACTGTGACCCTTGTG TTTCCAATAGTAAGCAAATTTCACCATGCACACGAAAAAGTAATACCAAGTGTCAGTGCTTAAAAGGTTTTGAACCTGTAGACAACACACAACAAAGATGCTACTGCCAAAAAGGTTCAGGGATAAAGTTTGCAG GTAAAAATGTGATCTGTGAGAAATGTCCACCAAAAACTTCCACTATTGACATTAATCTCAACTACTCAGAATGTCAACTACAGCCACA GTATGTTCGGATCAGTGTAACTATTCCAGGAAATGTCACCACTTACGTCAATTCCGGAAATGAAGCGAAAACAGATGTACCTCCTGCCTTGCCTTTGTCTCAGACATCCACCAGTACATTAACCATGACTTCAACCACCAGCAGAAACTCCATCTCTACCCCCGCAACCTCAATTCCTGTGCCCCAAGACAGCACGAAGCATGCCTTAT GGCTGGCCTCTCTCGCAGGTATTGTGCTTTTCATCCTCATAATGAAGATTAGCAGGTGTCCtaagaaaaagacagacattGTACGACAAG GTAGTGCTTGTGGTAAGCCAGTTGAGGAATCCGGTGAGAAATTCCTCCCACCCTGCTCTTCACATGCTTTTGTTTAA
- the glyctk gene encoding glycerate kinase, translating into MAQVLTLPRSVLRWGPLWVRSMCSQEEQARAIFAAAVEGVQPDIIVRRALQRRVDELVVAEHGFKLRHNLYLVGFGKAVLGMAAEVERIVGDHLVHGIVSVPHGIEKTLRHHRKLNMLPNARSKIKVMEGAKHNMPDTDAQKSAEGIRELASNLTERDLLLVLISGGGSALLPAPVPPMTLQEKQEVTHHLAAAGATIQELNTVRRALSLLKGGGLARYAHPAQVISLILSDIIGDPVDLIASGPTVWTETSLVEVWAILNRYNLSVTLPLSVKEVLNQTGSQQRIGLKDQPQEGNILNAVIGSNAIALECASCKARELGLHPVILSPGVCGNVQAVAQLYGLLSRFASSPDKEPPELRDQILRLGPEVGVGNWELCNTMKQLKECQESCLTTCLLAGGEPTVQLLGKGRGGRNQELALRVGLELSRVAETSMTVFLSGGTDGQDGPTEAAGAVSDGNIEAEARSQGLDIDGFLHNNDSFTFFSSLFKGQKLLLPGLTGTNVMDVHMMILPPPPGPSK; encoded by the exons ATGGCACAAGTCCTAACACTCCCTCGCTCTGTTCTTCGCTGGGGCCCTCTATGGGTAAGAAGCATGTGTTCACAAGAAGAACAAGCTCGTGCCATCTTTGCTGCCGCTGTGGAGGGAGTGCAGCCGGACATTATAGTGCGCAGAGCATTACAGCGACGGGTCGATGAGCTAGTGGTGGCCGAGCACGGTTTCAAGCTCCGTCATAACCTGTATCTTGTTGGTTTCGGGAAAGCTGTGCTGGGGATGGCTGCAGAGGTAGAGAGGATTGTGGGAGATCACCTGGTTCACGGAATAGTTAGTGTGCCTCATGGAATTGAAAAAACACTGCGGCATCACAGGAAGCT GAATATGTTGCCCAATGCCAGAAGTAAAATCAAAGTGATGGAAGGAGCTAAACACAACATGCCAGACACAGATGCCCAAAAATCAGCAGAGGGCATCAGAGAACTCGCCAGCAATCTTACAGAAAGGGATCTGCTGCTTGTCCTCATTTCAG GTGGCGGATCTGCTCTACTACCTGCTCCGGTCCCACCAATGACGCTACAGGAAAAACAAGAAGTGACACATCACCTAGCAGCTGCAGGAGCTACAATACAGGAGTTAAACACAGTGAGACGAGCCTTGTCATTGTTAAAAGGTGGAGGTTTGGCCCGTTATGCACACCCTGCCCAG gtgATCAGTCTAATTCTTTCTGACATTATTGGAGATCCAGTAGATCTCATAGCCAGCGGCCCAACAGTATGGACTGAGACGTCACTGGTAGAGGTTTGGGCCATCCTGAACCGCTACAACCTATCTGTCACTCTCCCATTATCTGTAAAAGAGGTTCTAAATCAAACTGGTTCCCAACAGAGAATCGGGCTGAAGGATCAACCACAGGAAGGCAACATTCTCAATGCTGTGATTGGCTCTAATGCTATTGCTCTGGAGTGTGCCAGTTGTAAAGCTCGAGAGTTAGGCCTTCATCCAGTAATTCTGTCTCCAGGGGTATGTGGTAATGTCCAAGCTGTAGCCCAACTCTATGGTCTGCTGTCCCGCTTTGCCTCTTCTCCAGATAAGGAGCCTCCAGAACTCAGGGATCAGATTCTCAGACTGGGGCCAGAGGTCGGGGTGGGCAACTGGGAACTTTGTAACACAATGAAACAATTAAAAGAGTGCCAGGAAAGCTGCCTTACAACGTGTCTGCTGGCTGGAGGTGAACCCACTGTACAGCTACTGGGGAAAGGCAGAGGTGGAAGAAACCAAGAGTTAGCCCTAAGGGTAGGGCTAGAGCTCAGCAGAGTAGCAGAAACAAGCATGACCGTGTTCCTCAGTGGTGGAACTGATGGTCAGGATGGTCCTACTGAAGCAGCTGGAGCAGTTAGTGATGGGAACATAGAAGCAGAGGCCAGAAGTCAGGGACTGGACATTGACGGATTTCTGCACAACAATGATTCATTCACGTTCTTCTCATCCCTTTTCAAAGGGCAGAAATTGCTCCTGCCAGGGCTCACAGGCACCAATGTAATGGATGTTCATATGATGATTCTGCCCCCACCGCCAGGACCAAGTAAATAA